The following proteins are encoded in a genomic region of Oncorhynchus masou masou isolate Uvic2021 chromosome 32, UVic_Omas_1.1, whole genome shotgun sequence:
- the LOC135525709 gene encoding ovarian cancer G-protein coupled receptor 1, whose product MSGMTMNMFKVESDYINCTISHEIHQYLFSGAYILVLLIGVPTNAFSLYHAWLQLRAKNELGVYLLNLTMSDLLYLASLPLWLQYIFQGDDWSQTEWLCQLCGFLLYENIYISIGFLCCISIDRYLAVVYPFHFTAFRSMRAATLASAFIWLKEIAVGVVFFRHKELSTDRTNQSVCFEHYPMQPWEYPINYYRFSIGFLFPLGILSVSYFRVLRAVRKSTGTQSAQKTRIKHLVTSTIVIFLVCFSPYHVFLLLRTVFERDCPFIISIFNYYHFSLLLTSFNCVADPALYCFVSESAQQGIQQAQEACTQALCCSCHRGQHSPVTATTTGTDSNEVATSNEKGTTTVTPLTQNQMI is encoded by the coding sequence ATGTCTGGCATGACGATGAACATGTTTAAGGTTGAGTCGGACTACATTAACTGCACCATCAGCCATGAGATCCACCAGTACCTGTTCTCTGGAGCCTACATCCTGGTCCTTCTGATCGGCGTGCCCACCAACGCCTTCTCCCTCTACCACGCCTGGCTGCAGCTGAGAGCCAAGAACGAGCTGGGGGTCTACCTGCTCAACCTGACCATGTCGGACCTCCTCTACCTGGCCTCGTTGCCTCTCTGGCTGCAGTACATCTTCCAGGGAGATGACTGGAGCCAAACGGAGTGGCTGTGCCAACTGTGTGGCTTCCTGCTCTATGAAAACATCTATATTAGTATAGGGTTCTTATGTTGTATCTCTATAGACCGTTACCTGGCCGTGGTGTACCCGTTCCACTTCACAGCATTCCGGAGCATGCGGGCAGCTACATTGGCCAGCGCGTTCATCTGGCTGAAAGAGATTGCCGTGGGCGTGGTCTTTTTCAGACACAAGGAACTAAGCACTGACCGCACCAACCAATCGGTTTGCTTTGAGCACTACCCAATGCAACCATGGGAGTATCCAATTAACTACTACCGTTTCTCCATTGGTTTCCTGTTCCCCCTGGGCATCCTTTCCGTGTCGTATTTCAGAGTCCTGCGGGCAGTCAGGAAGAGCACTGGCACTCAGAGCGCCCAGAAGACCCGCATCAAGCACCTGGTGACCAGCACCATTGTCATATTCCTGGTATGTTTCTCTCCGTACCACGTGTTCCTGCTGCTGCGTACAGTCTTTGAGAGGGACTGCCCCTTCATCATCAGTATCTTCAACTACTATCACTTCTCCCTGCTGCTCACCAGCTTCAACTGTGTGGCTGACCCGGCGCTGTACTGCTTCGTCAGTGAGAGCGCCCAGCAGGGGATCCAGcaggcccaggaggcctgtaccCAGGCCCTCTGCTGCAGCTGCCACAGGGGACAGCATAGCCCTGTTACCGCCACCACCACGGGGACAGACTCCAACGAGGTGGCCACCTCCAACGAGAAGGGGACAACAACCGTCACACCGCTGACACAGAACCAGATGATCTAG